A DNA window from Terriglobales bacterium contains the following coding sequences:
- a CDS encoding radical SAM protein, producing the protein MSPRTYEVNERMRKVSFLDSLHIIGRGSRNWPAGRPIVVSFEVTDSCTCFCKHCDHGGPKDESRQLRPADYRAYMEVLRPCVVQVSGGEPLLRKDVVEVVRAIKNGSGVPYTILVSNWSEMTEEKYLALHDAGIDQFSVSLDFADERHDEFRQYLGLYSHLCDIVPRLARHGFDDIVLNCCITSENVGEIGRLADKAREWGVNLCYSSYSAKRTGCRDYSLTTPEQLATLNRELDAVEARRDPSNWIVNSPSTLASTRRFFEQGGMPGCKAGHRFLVVTRDGWLQPCSMVFNRYSLEEYRRMAAEFTPVNDCDECYVSIRSYLDKTFPQLLWENVSGFFSVKAQ; encoded by the coding sequence ATGAGCCCGCGCACTTATGAGGTCAACGAACGGATGCGCAAGGTCTCATTCTTAGATTCGCTTCATATCATCGGCCGTGGCTCGCGGAACTGGCCGGCCGGACGCCCCATCGTGGTTTCCTTCGAGGTCACCGATTCCTGCACCTGCTTCTGCAAGCACTGCGACCACGGCGGCCCCAAGGATGAGTCGCGCCAGCTCCGGCCCGCCGACTACCGCGCCTACATGGAGGTCCTGCGGCCCTGCGTGGTGCAGGTGTCGGGCGGCGAGCCGTTGCTGCGCAAGGACGTGGTGGAGGTCGTGCGCGCCATCAAGAACGGTTCGGGCGTGCCCTACACCATCCTGGTCTCCAACTGGTCGGAGATGACCGAGGAGAAGTACCTGGCGCTGCATGACGCGGGTATCGACCAGTTCTCCGTCAGCCTGGACTTCGCCGACGAGCGGCACGACGAGTTCCGGCAATATCTCGGACTCTACAGCCATCTGTGCGACATCGTGCCCCGGCTGGCGCGCCACGGCTTCGACGACATCGTGCTGAATTGCTGCATCACCAGCGAGAACGTGGGCGAGATCGGGCGGCTGGCCGACAAGGCGCGGGAGTGGGGCGTGAACCTCTGCTACAGCTCGTATTCCGCCAAGCGCACCGGCTGCCGCGATTATTCGCTCACCACCCCCGAGCAACTGGCCACGCTGAACCGGGAGCTGGACGCAGTGGAGGCCCGCCGCGACCCCAGCAACTGGATCGTGAACTCGCCCTCGACCCTGGCGTCCACGCGGCGCTTCTTCGAGCAGGGCGGGATGCCGGGCTGCAAGGCCGGTCACCGCTTCCTGGTAGTGACCAGGGACGGCTGGCTCCAGCCCTGCTCCATGGTCTTCAATCGCTATAGCCTGGAGGAATACCGACGCATGGCAGCGGAGTTCACGCCGGTCAACGATTGCGACGAGTGCTACGTCTCCATCCGCTCCTATCTGGACAAGACGTTCCCCCAGTTGCTTTGGGAGAACGTCAGCGGGTTCTTCTCGGTGAAGGCGCAGTAA